From a region of the Acanthochromis polyacanthus isolate Apoly-LR-REF ecotype Palm Island chromosome 3, KAUST_Apoly_ChrSc, whole genome shotgun sequence genome:
- the gde1 gene encoding glycerophosphodiester phosphodiesterase 1, whose translation MAAIREASKNGATGVELDLEFSADGVPILMHDDTVDRTTNGSGPLSKMTFSQLRKLDAAAKHRLRDKFAGEKIPTLEEAVEECIKLQLTIYFDVKGHPDEAAAALKDLYKKHPVLYNSSIVCSFQPKVIYRMRQSDPEVVTALTHRPWSLSRLGDGTPRFPSLWKHHWMTLMDIVLDWAHHNVLWKLCGVSAFLIQKNFVSPDYVQYWAQRGVEVVAWTVNTKVEKDYYQELLKANYITDSLVEDCDPHY comes from the exons ATGGCAGCTATCCGGGAG GCCAGTAAAAATGGTGCGACTGGTGTGGAACTGGACCTTGAATTCTCAGCAGATGGCGTCCCGATACTGATGCACGATGACACTGTGGATCGGACCACAAACGGGTCAGGGCCACTCAGCAAGATGACGTTTTCCCAGTTGCGTAAACTGGATGCAGCAGCCAAACATCGACTCAG GGACAAATTTGCTGGAGAGAAGATCCCAACTCTGGAGGAGGCGGTGGAGGAATGCATCAAACTGCAGCTCACCATCTACTTTGATGTCAAAGGTCATCCAGATGAG GCAGCCGCAGCTCTTAAGGACTTGTATAAGAAACATCCAGTCCTCTACAACAGCAGCATTGTCTGCTCCTTCCAACCCAAAGTCATCTACAGG ATGAGACAGAGTGATCCAGAGGTGGTGACAGCGCTGACCCACCGGCCGTGGAGCCTGAGTCGGCTCGGAGACGGCACCCCACGTTTCCCGTCGCTATGGAAACACCATTGGATGACACTAATGGACATTGTGTTGGACTGGGCGCACCATAACGTGTTGTGGAAGCTCTGCGGGGTCTCAGCCTTCCTCATACAGAAGAACTTCGTCTCACC GGACTATGTGCAGTACTGGGCCCAGAGGGGGGTGGAGGTTGTCGCCTGGACCGTCAACACAAAAGTGGAGAAAGATTATTACCAGGAGCTGCTGAAAGCCAACTACATCACAGACAGCCTCGTGGAAGACTGTGATCCTCATTACTGA
- the tmem186 gene encoding transmembrane protein 186 has translation MIRSVLLCRLTSHVLSCTRGSCLLTGRMSYGLQPLSPGHTPVQHTFHGHQIPKVTGLTRYSDLSTQKYTMIYTLPHIKLLRAISRLKLLQTAITVVILPPVYVLYFQGEVPFFLVSYTTGIALFAGVMLYTASHFFRRVVGMMYLDPSQTTLKVSHLTFWGKRHDFFLPVSDVMTIGDAGDAANETILKLRRYSSPQTLYFSTHFGRVVDPQGFEKVFGSLK, from the exons ATG ATCAGGTCAGTGCTGCTGTGCAGGTTAACCTCCCATGTATTATCCTGTACCAGAGGATCATGTCTGCTCACAGGTCGGATGTCATACGGTTTGCAGCCTCTATCACCAGGTCACACACCAGTCCAACACACCTTCCATGGACACCAAATACCTAAAGTCACAGGCTTGACCAGATACTCAGACTTGTCCACTCAGAAGTACACCATGATTTACACCCTGCCTCACATAAAGCTCCTCAGAGCCATATCCAGGCTCAAACTGCTCCAAACTGCAATCACCGTGGTCATCTTGCCCCCAGTGTATGTTCTCTACTTCCAGGGAGAAGTTCCCTTCTTTCTTGTCAGCTACACGACAGGGATAGCGCTGTTTGCTGGTGTCATGCTCTACACTGCCAGTCACTTCTTCAGGAGGGTTGTGGGGATGATGTACCTTGACCCGTCCCAGACCACGCTCAAAGTGTCCCACCTGACCTTCTGGGGCAAGCGCCATGATTTCTTCCTGCCCGTGTCGGATGTCATGACCATTGGGGATGCAGGGGACGCTGCAAATGAAACCATACTGAAACTTAGGAGATACAGCAGTCCACAGACTTTGTATTTCTCTACTCATTTTGGACGTGTGGTGGACCCGCAGGGGTTTGAGAAAGTGTTTGGAAGTTTGAAATGA
- the hmox2a gene encoding LOW QUALITY PROTEIN: heme oxygenase 2a (The sequence of the model RefSeq protein was modified relative to this genomic sequence to represent the inferred CDS: deleted 1 base in 1 codon), with translation METKVTSEPIPNGVTKGGARIVVDDDEDVLSPTDLSELLAEGTKDSHEKAENCQFVKDFLRGRIQRELFKRGTAALYFVYSAMEEEIEKNKDHPLIAPIYFPTELHRREALGRDLEYFYGEDWESQISLTAGTKPYVDRIYEVGEKDPVLLVAHSYTRYMGDLSGGQILKKVAQRALKLPSTGEGLNFYQFEGIHSHKGFKQLYRSRMNELELDSETKERLVDESNRAFGFNMMVFTELEEIGKTIKEEVQDTGFGHSHAEIMEGGDINKCPYYAAKMAASGNPTYACQLAMMLLRHPPCQVVLAAGMAVLAGFAAWYFI, from the exons ATGGAAACCAAAGTAACATCAGAGCCCATACCCAATGGTGTGACGAAAGGAGGGGCAAGGATTGTCGTGGATGACGATGAAGATGTTCTTAG TCCAACCGACCTGTCTGAGCTGTTAGCTGAGGGGACCAAGGACTCTCACGAGAAAGCAGAGAACTGCCagtttgttaaggatttcctcAGAGGGCGCATACAGAGAGAGCTGTTCAAG AGAGGCACAGCAGCTCTGTACTTTGTGTACTCGGCCATGGAGGAGGAAATTGAGAAGAACAAGGATCATCCTCTCATCGCTCCGATCTATTTCCCTACAGAGCTGCACCGGCGTGAGGCCCTGGGCCGAGACCTCGAGTATTTCTATGGGGAGGACTGGGAGAGCCAG ATCAGCCTCACTGCAGGCACCAAGCCGTATGTAGACCGTATCTACGAGGTGGGAGAGAAGGACCCAGTGTTGTTGGTGGCCCACTCCTACACCCGCTACATGGGTGACCTCTCAGGGGGACAGATCCTCAAGAAAGTGGCTCAGAGGGCTCTGAAGCTCCCCTCAACCGGAGAGGGTCTCAACTTCTACCAGTTCGAGGGAATCCACAGTCACAAGGGCTTCAAGCAGTTGTACCGAAGCAGGATGAACGAGCTGGAGCTGGATTCTGAGACCAAAGAGAGGCTTGTGGACGAGTCCAATCGGGCCTTTGGCTTTAACATGATG GTCTTCACAGAGCTTGAAGAAATTGGAAAAACCATCAAAGAGGAAGTCCAGGACACAGGTTTTGGACACAGTCATGCAGAGATCATGGAGGGAGGTGATATCAACAAATGCCCTTACTATGCGGCTAAAATGG CTGCCAGTGGAAATCCCACCTATGCTTGCCAGTTAGCCATGATGCTTCTCAGACATCCACCCTGTCAGGTGGTTCTTGCAGCC GGGATGGCCGTCCTTGCTGGATTTGCTGCCTGGTACTTCATTTGA